One part of the Acidobacteriota bacterium genome encodes these proteins:
- a CDS encoding alkaline phosphatase family protein, whose amino-acid sequence MNRRATALRVVLAAALAAPWVACRATNETPPNRPFILFGVDGADWQVIEWMWEQDRLPHLQQLADRGVAAPLETFHHASPVIWTTVATGRMPKVHGITEFVVPTGKGDQPVASTLRRVPALWNMLTASSRRAAVVGWWASWPVEEINGVIISDRAVHELPDRVWPPEHLAAFDAELVRLRSKERGTRKTSMLEADRVFSRAAIDLARDRYDLLMLYLRGVDISCHFHWRAFEPQAFPDADPMDLEAERELVAREYELVDRTLGELMTVTDTQANIIVMSDHGFDATDGETTHIRLDFDAVLEHLGFLTSVDGGVDLSRTELYSYDSPQRSLAKKIRFALAGREIDGRVQPAQRAAIRGRLEAALETATYNGGAPVFRVRDATRKEKKRGADLTVEVLTEGAREPLRIDGVPLQRAIRSINRLSGTHGRKTPGIIVAAGPDIVHQAETEDLRVIDVPPTVLYAIGLPVAEDFAGRVRTEIFTDAFRRAHPVQKIPTWGEPVEGDNRASDVDEELLEQLRALGYIE is encoded by the coding sequence ATGAATCGGAGGGCAACCGCGCTTCGAGTCGTTCTCGCCGCTGCCTTGGCCGCGCCATGGGTGGCGTGCCGGGCAACGAATGAGACACCTCCTAACCGGCCGTTCATCCTCTTCGGGGTCGACGGCGCGGACTGGCAGGTCATTGAGTGGATGTGGGAACAGGACCGTCTCCCCCACCTTCAGCAGCTGGCCGATCGTGGCGTCGCCGCGCCTCTCGAGACCTTTCACCACGCCTCGCCGGTGATATGGACGACGGTCGCCACAGGGAGGATGCCGAAGGTGCACGGCATCACCGAGTTCGTAGTACCGACAGGCAAGGGCGATCAGCCGGTCGCCTCGACCCTGCGCCGGGTTCCAGCACTCTGGAACATGCTGACCGCGAGCAGTAGGAGGGCCGCGGTGGTCGGATGGTGGGCTTCGTGGCCGGTCGAGGAGATCAACGGCGTCATCATCTCTGACCGGGCGGTGCATGAACTCCCGGATCGGGTATGGCCGCCGGAACATCTCGCGGCCTTCGACGCTGAGCTCGTTCGCCTCCGCTCGAAGGAGCGGGGTACGAGGAAAACATCCATGCTCGAAGCGGATCGGGTCTTCTCCCGTGCTGCAATCGATCTCGCACGCGATCGCTACGATCTGCTCATGCTCTACCTGCGCGGTGTCGATATCTCCTGCCACTTTCACTGGCGGGCATTCGAGCCGCAGGCTTTCCCCGACGCCGACCCGATGGACCTCGAGGCCGAGCGTGAGCTCGTCGCCCGAGAGTACGAGCTGGTCGATCGAACTCTCGGCGAACTGATGACAGTGACCGACACCCAGGCGAACATCATCGTGATGTCCGACCACGGCTTCGATGCAACTGATGGCGAAACGACCCACATACGACTCGATTTCGACGCGGTTCTCGAGCATCTCGGGTTTCTGACCTCGGTCGACGGAGGGGTCGATCTCAGCCGCACCGAGCTCTACAGCTACGACTCCCCACAGCGGTCGCTAGCCAAAAAGATTCGCTTCGCGCTCGCCGGGAGGGAGATTGACGGGCGCGTCCAACCCGCCCAACGAGCGGCCATCCGCGGGCGGCTTGAAGCGGCTCTCGAAACCGCCACCTACAACGGTGGCGCACCCGTGTTTCGGGTGCGTGACGCAACCCGCAAAGAAAAGAAACGCGGGGCTGATCTCACCGTCGAGGTGCTGACCGAAGGTGCGCGGGAGCCGTTGCGGATTGACGGCGTTCCTTTGCAAAGGGCTATTCGATCGATCAACCGGCTCTCCGGCACGCACGGACGCAAGACACCCGGCATCATCGTTGCCGCAGGTCCCGACATCGTTCACCAGGCCGAAACCGAGGATCTTCGGGTGATCGACGTCCCGCCGACCGTGCTCTACGCCATCGGCCTGCCGGTCGCCGAAGATTTTGCTGGCCGGGTGCGAACCGAGATCTTCACCGATGCCTTCCGCCGCGCCCATCCTGTACAAAAGATCCCGACCTGGGGAGAGCCGGTCGAAGGTGACAACCGGGCTTCCGACGTCGACGAGGAACTGCTCGAGCAGCTGAGGGCGCTGGGGTATATCGAGTAA
- the typA gene encoding translational GTPase TypA codes for MNQFRNLAIIAHVDHGKTTLVDAMLWQSGTFRSNERVAERVMDSGDLERERGITILAKNTAVRHRGVKINIVDTPGHADFGGEVERTLQMVDGVLLLVDAAEGPLPQTRFVLQKALELGLPPIVVLNKIDRGDARPAEVLDEVYDLFIDLDADEDQLDFPVFCTNARKGLCRRGIEGEFGDLQPLLDEILETLPPPRGDEAEPLQLLVTNLDYSDYLGRLAVGRIVNGTLHANRSVGIAREDGLDEAKVGVVYSHEGLKRVEVEHAVAGDIVALAGLDEVTIGDSLVDRDDPRPLKRIAIDEPTMSMVFSANTSPFGGREGQYVTARQIRARLEKEALHNVAIRLSILGNDAFEVQGRGELQLAILIETMRREGYELSVSKPEIVTREIDGRRHEPMEVVQVDCPEDFVGVVTQKLGGRKGKMTEMHNPGHGRVRLAFRIPSRGLIGFRSEFLTDTRGTGILNHLFDGWEPWQGEIPGRATGALVSDRTGKTTTYALYHLEPRGTLFVHPQTEVYEGMIVGENARDNDLDVNITREKKLTNMRAAGADEALRLAPPQELTLDRAIEWIDEDELVEVTPTAIRVRKRVLAANQRPKKRKSA; via the coding sequence ATGAACCAATTTCGAAACCTTGCCATCATCGCGCATGTCGATCACGGGAAGACCACGCTGGTGGACGCCATGTTGTGGCAGAGTGGCACCTTCCGATCGAATGAGCGGGTTGCGGAGCGCGTTATGGACTCCGGTGATCTCGAGCGTGAGCGTGGCATCACGATCCTCGCCAAGAACACGGCAGTCCGCCACCGGGGGGTCAAGATCAACATCGTAGACACCCCCGGACACGCCGATTTCGGGGGTGAGGTCGAACGAACCCTGCAGATGGTGGATGGGGTGCTGTTGCTGGTCGATGCCGCAGAAGGCCCGTTGCCACAGACCCGTTTCGTGTTGCAGAAAGCGCTCGAACTCGGTCTGCCACCGATCGTCGTACTCAACAAGATTGACCGTGGCGATGCGCGTCCTGCCGAGGTTCTCGACGAGGTCTACGACCTGTTCATCGATCTCGACGCCGACGAAGATCAGCTCGACTTTCCCGTCTTCTGCACGAACGCCCGTAAGGGCCTGTGCAGACGCGGGATCGAAGGCGAATTCGGCGACCTGCAACCCCTGCTCGACGAAATTCTCGAAACCCTTCCGCCGCCTCGGGGTGACGAAGCCGAGCCGCTTCAGCTTCTGGTCACCAACCTCGACTACTCGGACTATCTCGGTCGTCTTGCCGTGGGCCGGATCGTCAACGGGACATTACACGCCAACCGGTCGGTCGGCATTGCGCGGGAGGACGGTCTCGACGAAGCCAAGGTCGGTGTCGTGTACTCGCACGAAGGTCTCAAAAGGGTCGAGGTGGAACACGCTGTGGCGGGGGACATCGTCGCCCTGGCGGGCCTCGACGAGGTGACGATTGGCGACTCGTTGGTTGATCGCGATGATCCGCGCCCGCTCAAGCGGATCGCGATCGATGAGCCGACCATGTCGATGGTCTTCTCGGCCAACACCTCCCCGTTCGGCGGGCGCGAGGGCCAATACGTGACCGCTCGCCAGATTCGTGCGCGGCTCGAAAAGGAGGCTCTCCACAACGTCGCCATCCGTCTGAGCATTCTCGGCAACGATGCCTTCGAGGTGCAGGGTCGGGGAGAGCTGCAGCTCGCGATTCTGATCGAGACCATGCGGCGCGAGGGTTATGAGCTTTCAGTCTCGAAGCCCGAGATCGTCACTCGCGAGATCGACGGGCGACGGCACGAGCCGATGGAAGTGGTTCAGGTCGACTGTCCGGAGGATTTCGTTGGCGTCGTCACCCAGAAACTTGGCGGGCGAAAGGGAAAAATGACGGAGATGCACAACCCGGGTCACGGCCGCGTGCGGCTGGCATTCCGAATTCCGTCGCGCGGCCTGATCGGTTTCCGCTCGGAGTTCCTCACCGATACCCGAGGCACCGGCATCCTCAACCACCTCTTCGATGGGTGGGAGCCGTGGCAGGGCGAGATCCCGGGCCGGGCCACCGGCGCACTTGTATCAGACCGTACCGGTAAGACGACAACCTACGCGCTCTACCACCTCGAGCCAAGAGGTACGCTCTTCGTCCACCCTCAGACCGAGGTCTACGAGGGCATGATTGTGGGTGAAAATGCGCGCGACAACGATCTCGATGTGAACATCACGCGTGAAAAGAAGTTGACCAATATGCGTGCCGCGGGTGCCGACGAGGCATTGCGGCTCGCGCCGCCGCAGGAATTGACCCTTGACCGGGCGATCGAGTGGATCGACGAGGACGAGTTGGTCGAAGTCACTCCGACCGCGATCAGGGTGCGCAAACGGGTGCTCGCCGCCAACCAGCGGCCGAAAAAAAGGAAGAGCGCGTAG
- the lpxC gene encoding UDP-3-O-acyl-N-acetylglucosamine deacetylase: MNELILIVDDETGILTTLSQILGDEGYRTITTTSGEEALHLFREQRPEVVFLDIWLPDWDGLETLQALRDVDPNAMVVMMSGHGTSETAVKAIKMGAHDYLEKPLSYDRTLRAVKDALEAKRAKDEDAGAGVLEESRARIEPIMKFEPPPELPILETTDRRQKTIRDASVIYGLGLHSGGRTGMVIQPLPPDTGIHFITLPSGVTMPAHVNSVAETDYATTLTAKGESIRTVEHLLSALHACGITNMLVKVHGEIPVLDGSALSFLERLEAVGIVEQDAPVKELVIDRRYEVGEGEKSLVIEPSDGFSVSYQLAYPPPVGDQFYDFEMTECEAFREEIAPARTFGFMRDLKMINELGLGTGGRLDNFILVGEDNVINTELRFSDEFVRHKILDIVGDLYMLGYPVRGKVTAHLTGHRDNIEIQRQILAANS; encoded by the coding sequence ATGAACGAACTCATTCTGATCGTTGACGACGAAACCGGGATTCTGACGACCCTGTCGCAGATTCTCGGCGACGAGGGCTACCGCACGATCACGACGACCAGCGGCGAGGAGGCCCTCCATCTATTTCGCGAACAGCGTCCGGAGGTTGTATTCCTCGACATTTGGCTACCCGACTGGGATGGCCTCGAGACCCTCCAGGCGCTGCGCGATGTCGACCCGAACGCGATGGTCGTCATGATGTCCGGCCACGGGACGTCGGAGACCGCGGTCAAGGCGATCAAGATGGGTGCCCACGACTACCTCGAGAAGCCCCTCTCGTACGACCGGACGCTCAGAGCCGTCAAGGATGCGCTCGAAGCGAAGCGTGCGAAGGACGAGGATGCCGGTGCCGGGGTTCTCGAGGAGAGCCGGGCACGCATCGAACCGATCATGAAGTTCGAGCCGCCTCCGGAGCTGCCGATTCTCGAGACCACCGACCGCCGCCAGAAAACGATTCGTGATGCCAGCGTGATATACGGCCTCGGCCTCCACTCCGGCGGCCGAACCGGCATGGTGATCCAGCCCCTTCCTCCCGACACCGGCATCCACTTCATCACGTTGCCGAGCGGCGTCACCATGCCCGCTCATGTGAACTCGGTTGCCGAAACCGATTATGCGACGACCCTGACGGCCAAAGGCGAGAGCATCCGCACCGTCGAACACCTGCTGTCAGCCCTGCACGCCTGCGGTATCACCAACATGCTGGTCAAGGTTCACGGAGAGATCCCGGTGCTTGACGGCTCGGCTCTCAGCTTCCTCGAAAGGCTCGAGGCGGTTGGGATCGTCGAACAGGATGCGCCGGTCAAGGAACTCGTCATCGATCGCCGGTACGAGGTAGGTGAGGGTGAGAAATCGCTGGTGATCGAGCCATCGGACGGCTTCTCGGTTTCCTACCAACTCGCCTACCCGCCGCCGGTGGGCGACCAGTTCTACGACTTCGAGATGACCGAATGTGAAGCGTTTCGTGAGGAGATCGCCCCGGCCCGGACGTTCGGATTCATGCGCGACCTCAAGATGATCAACGAGCTCGGCCTCGGCACCGGCGGCCGGCTCGACAACTTTATCCTCGTCGGTGAGGACAACGTCATCAATACTGAGCTCCGTTTCTCCGACGAGTTCGTGCGCCACAAGATCCTCGACATCGTCGGCGATCTCTATATGCTCGGCTACCCGGTGCGCGGCAAGGTGACCGCCCACCTCACCGGCCACCGCGACAACATCGAGATCCAGCGCCAGATTCTTGCCGCCAACAGCTGA
- a CDS encoding rubrerythrin family protein has product MSKTQENLMAAFAGESQARNMYTYFAKVARKEGYHYIAKIFEETAINEMRHAKDEFVLAGGLGDTVANLKKAVEGEDYETTTMYQDFAATAEEEGNKQAAILFRMIARVEAEHRDRYKKILEMVENGTVYKRDEPIRWKCAVCGYIHEGTEPPAKCPCCQHPREYFEPENMEF; this is encoded by the coding sequence ATGTCCAAGACCCAAGAAAACCTGATGGCCGCATTTGCCGGGGAAAGCCAGGCCCGCAACATGTACACCTACTTCGCCAAGGTGGCGCGCAAAGAGGGCTACCATTACATCGCGAAGATCTTCGAGGAAACCGCTATCAACGAGATGCGGCACGCCAAGGACGAGTTCGTGCTCGCCGGCGGCCTGGGCGATACGGTCGCCAACCTCAAGAAAGCCGTCGAGGGAGAGGACTACGAGACCACAACGATGTACCAGGATTTTGCAGCCACTGCCGAGGAGGAAGGCAACAAACAGGCGGCGATTCTCTTCAGGATGATCGCCCGAGTCGAGGCCGAACACCGCGACCGATACAAGAAGATCCTCGAGATGGTCGAGAACGGCACCGTCTACAAGCGGGACGAACCCATCCGCTGGAAGTGCGCGGTCTGCGGCTACATTCACGAGGGCACCGAGCCGCCCGCAAAATGCCCGTGCTGCCAACACCCGCGCGAGTACTTCGAGCCGGAGAACATGGAGTTCTGA
- a CDS encoding rubredoxin: MMKFECSVCGYIYDEEVEGLPFDQLPDDWECPVCSADKSCFEAQEDSAADAETQTETPGEGEAGLETYLAEWKRSSDDFEAQFAAIQHAAVTGKSIIEPMRTRKPVVSWDEILVMGAQLACLPQNDEDPVSTRTVIGPEATHPLEMSIPVFVSHMSFGALSREAKIALAKGSAAAETAMCSGEGGIVPESLEASHRYIFEYVPNRYSLTDENLQAVDAIEIKIGQSAKPGMGGHLPGCKVTEEIAAVRGFPAGEDVVSPAHFDDITNPDQLGEKIAWLREKSKGKPIGIKLAAGHIEADLEIALRAHPDFVTIDGRPGATGAASKAVKDAAAVPTIYALARARRYLDSMMAEGISLVATGGFRSSSDIVKALAMGADAVAIASAAMIAIGCQQYRVCDTGRCPVGVATQDPELRSRFDIDRSAERLANFFRVVRSELEDFTRLTGHEDVHDLSVADLRTTSSEISKHSNIAHVGESTD; encoded by the coding sequence GTGATGAAATTCGAATGCTCGGTCTGCGGCTACATCTACGACGAGGAGGTGGAGGGCCTTCCCTTTGATCAACTGCCTGATGACTGGGAATGTCCCGTCTGCAGCGCGGACAAGAGCTGTTTCGAGGCCCAGGAAGACTCCGCCGCTGATGCTGAAACACAGACCGAGACTCCCGGTGAAGGCGAAGCCGGACTCGAGACCTACCTCGCCGAGTGGAAGCGCTCGTCAGACGATTTCGAAGCGCAATTCGCAGCGATCCAACACGCGGCGGTGACCGGAAAATCGATCATCGAACCGATGCGCACCCGCAAGCCGGTAGTGTCCTGGGACGAGATCCTAGTGATGGGAGCCCAACTCGCCTGTTTGCCGCAAAACGATGAGGATCCGGTTTCGACACGCACGGTGATCGGCCCCGAGGCAACGCACCCACTCGAGATGTCGATCCCGGTCTTCGTCAGCCACATGTCCTTCGGAGCCCTGTCGAGAGAGGCGAAGATTGCTCTCGCGAAAGGGTCCGCGGCGGCCGAGACCGCCATGTGTTCCGGTGAGGGCGGCATCGTGCCCGAGTCGCTCGAGGCATCGCACCGTTACATTTTCGAGTACGTTCCCAACCGCTACAGTCTGACTGACGAGAACCTGCAGGCGGTGGACGCGATCGAGATCAAGATCGGCCAGTCGGCCAAGCCCGGCATGGGCGGCCACCTGCCGGGCTGCAAGGTGACCGAAGAGATCGCCGCCGTCCGCGGCTTTCCCGCTGGCGAGGATGTCGTCAGTCCGGCGCATTTCGACGACATCACCAATCCGGATCAGCTCGGCGAGAAGATTGCCTGGCTGCGAGAAAAATCGAAAGGCAAGCCGATCGGCATCAAGCTCGCCGCAGGTCACATCGAGGCTGATCTCGAAATCGCTCTGCGCGCACACCCGGATTTCGTGACCATCGACGGGCGGCCGGGGGCCACCGGCGCCGCATCCAAGGCCGTCAAGGACGCAGCCGCAGTTCCGACCATCTACGCGCTGGCCCGCGCTCGCCGATACCTGGATTCGATGATGGCCGAAGGCATATCGCTGGTGGCAACCGGCGGATTCCGGTCATCTTCGGACATCGTCAAGGCACTCGCCATGGGGGCGGACGCCGTCGCCATCGCGTCGGCGGCGATGATCGCCATCGGCTGCCAGCAATATCGAGTTTGCGACACCGGCCGCTGCCCGGTCGGTGTCGCCACACAAGATCCCGAGCTTCGATCACGCTTCGATATCGACAGATCGGCCGAAAGGCTCGCCAATTTCTTCCGCGTCGTGAGGAGTGAGCTCGAGGACTTCACCAGGCTCACCGGTCACGAAGATGTTCACGACCTCAGCGTCGCCGATCTCCGCACCACCAGCTCGGAAATTTCGAAACATTCCAACATCGCCCACGTGGGCGAATCGACCGATTGA